A genomic stretch from Microcebus murinus isolate Inina chromosome 11, M.murinus_Inina_mat1.0, whole genome shotgun sequence includes:
- the GRAMD2B gene encoding GRAM domain-containing protein 2B isoform X8, whose product MTELQQDVEDAKPAKVPGKRESRAGPAHSEAENGVEEKKKICRSPTAQSPTPSMEAESPDQKRIISLRSKSSFDGASLAGDKSDCKTESKNDPKSERKKSSSSSQYKANMHFHKLFLDVPTEEPLRQSFTCALQKEILYQGKLFVSENWICFHSKVFGKDTKISIPVFSVTLIKKTKTALLVPNALIIATVTDRYIFVSLLSRDSTYKLLRSVCGHLESASVGNSPNPSPAENSFRADRPSSLPLDFNDEFSDLDGVVQQRRQDMEGYSSSGSQTPESENSRDFHVTESQTVLNVSQGEAKPARADGHVNRVPEGKARSLPAHGQSETTGLLHKVRPQKCPTLHHILIFYAVVVCALIISTFYMRYRINALEERLGSLTSIVDTHDTEQTAPSGLGSHVQLNAEVLCQELTANIVKLEKIQNNLQKLLENGD is encoded by the exons ctcAGAGGCTGAGAATGGtgtggaggagaaaaagaaaatctgcagGTCGCCAACAGCCCAGTCCCCTACCCCGTCCATGGAGGCCGAGTCCCCAGACCAGAAGAGAATCATTTCCCTACG GTCAAAATCCAGTTTTGATGGTGCCTCTTTAGCAGGTGATAAGAGCGATTgtaaaacagaaagcaaaaatgaCCCTAAGAGTGAAAGGAAAAAGTCGTCTTCTTCTAGCCAG TACAAAGCAAATATGCACTTTCACAAGCTGTTTCTTGATGTCCCAACAGAGGAACCACTGAGGCAAA GCTTCACCTGTGCTCTTCAGAAAGAAATACTGTACCAAGGAAAGCTCTTTGTGTCAGAAAACTGGATTTGTTTTCATTCCAAGGTCTTCGGAAAAGACACAAAG ATCTCCATTCCTGTTTTCTCGGTAACCctaataaagaaaaccaaaactgcTCTTCTGGTGCCAAATGCCCTGATTATAGCGACTGTCACAGACAGG TACATATTTGTCTCCTTACTCTCCAGAGATTCAACTTACAAACTGCTCAGATCTGTGTGTGGACACTTAGAA AGCGCAAGTGTTGGTAACAGCCCCAATCCGTCACCGGCTGAAAATAGTTTCCGGGCAGATCGCCCTTCGTCTTTGCCTCTG GATTTCAATGATGAATTCTCAGATCTGGATGGAGTGGTTCAACAAAGGAGGCAAGACATGGAAGGATACAGCAGTTCtggttctcaaactcctgaatccGAGAACTCTCGAG ATTTCCATGTGACAGAATCCCAGACAGTTCTGAATGTCTCCCAGGGAGAAGCAAAACCGGCTCGGGCAGATGGCCATGTGAACAGAGTGCCCGAAGGAAAGGCCCGGAGTCTCCCTGCACACG GTCAGTCAGAAACCACTGGACTCTTACATAAAGTCAGGCCTCAGAAATGTCCAACTCTCCACCATATTCTTATATTCTATGCAGTTGT TGTCTGTGCTCTAATCATCTCGACCTTCTACATGAGATATCGAATTAATGCTCTGGAGGAGCGGCTGGGGTCACTGACCTCCATCGTGGACACCCATGATACTGA ACAGACAGCACCATCTGGCCTGGGGTCCCACGTACAATTAAACGCGGAGGTCCTCTGCCAAGAGCTAACAGCTAACATAGTGAAACTAGAAAAG atacAAAATAACTTACAGAAGCTGCTGGAGAACGGCGACTGA
- the GRAMD2B gene encoding GRAM domain-containing protein 2B isoform X3 — MGLKLVLLSRKRGYLAFPPASLWMSKVKLFSLFSSSEAENGVEEKKKICRSPTAQSPTPSMEAESPDQKRIISLRSKSSFDGASLAGDKSDCKTESKNDPKSERKKSSSSSQYKANMHFHKLFLDVPTEEPLRQSFTCALQKEILYQGKLFVSENWICFHSKVFGKDTKISIPVFSVTLIKKTKTALLVPNALIIATVTDRYIFVSLLSRDSTYKLLRSVCGHLESASVGNSPNPSPAENSFRADRPSSLPLDFNDEFSDLDGVVQQRRQDMEGYSSSGSQTPESENSRDFHVTESQTVLNVSQGEAKPARADGHVNRVPEGKARSLPAHGQSETTGLLHKVRPQKCPTLHHILIFYAVVVCALIISTFYMRYRINALEERLGSLTSIVDTHDTEQTAPSGLGSHVQLNAEVLCQELTANIVKLEKLAQDDTPGKSTDLASEPGLPDCKVVPRSPLPDSCSESGSRPCCRATDGPSPLKYLHTGYKITYRSCWRTATDPAQAIPHVSLGKVLPGALVARPLLAGGAGG, encoded by the exons ATGGGACTGAAGCTCGTTCTACTCTCCAGAAAGCGGGGCTACCTCGCTTTTCCTCCCGCCTCTCTCTGGATGTCTAAGGTGaagcttttttctctcttctccagctcAGAGGCTGAGAATGGtgtggaggagaaaaagaaaatctgcagGTCGCCAACAGCCCAGTCCCCTACCCCGTCCATGGAGGCCGAGTCCCCAGACCAGAAGAGAATCATTTCCCTACG GTCAAAATCCAGTTTTGATGGTGCCTCTTTAGCAGGTGATAAGAGCGATTgtaaaacagaaagcaaaaatgaCCCTAAGAGTGAAAGGAAAAAGTCGTCTTCTTCTAGCCAG TACAAAGCAAATATGCACTTTCACAAGCTGTTTCTTGATGTCCCAACAGAGGAACCACTGAGGCAAA GCTTCACCTGTGCTCTTCAGAAAGAAATACTGTACCAAGGAAAGCTCTTTGTGTCAGAAAACTGGATTTGTTTTCATTCCAAGGTCTTCGGAAAAGACACAAAG ATCTCCATTCCTGTTTTCTCGGTAACCctaataaagaaaaccaaaactgcTCTTCTGGTGCCAAATGCCCTGATTATAGCGACTGTCACAGACAGG TACATATTTGTCTCCTTACTCTCCAGAGATTCAACTTACAAACTGCTCAGATCTGTGTGTGGACACTTAGAA AGCGCAAGTGTTGGTAACAGCCCCAATCCGTCACCGGCTGAAAATAGTTTCCGGGCAGATCGCCCTTCGTCTTTGCCTCTG GATTTCAATGATGAATTCTCAGATCTGGATGGAGTGGTTCAACAAAGGAGGCAAGACATGGAAGGATACAGCAGTTCtggttctcaaactcctgaatccGAGAACTCTCGAG ATTTCCATGTGACAGAATCCCAGACAGTTCTGAATGTCTCCCAGGGAGAAGCAAAACCGGCTCGGGCAGATGGCCATGTGAACAGAGTGCCCGAAGGAAAGGCCCGGAGTCTCCCTGCACACG GTCAGTCAGAAACCACTGGACTCTTACATAAAGTCAGGCCTCAGAAATGTCCAACTCTCCACCATATTCTTATATTCTATGCAGTTGT TGTCTGTGCTCTAATCATCTCGACCTTCTACATGAGATATCGAATTAATGCTCTGGAGGAGCGGCTGGGGTCACTGACCTCCATCGTGGACACCCATGATACTGA ACAGACAGCACCATCTGGCCTGGGGTCCCACGTACAATTAAACGCGGAGGTCCTCTGCCAAGAGCTAACAGCTAACATAGTGAAACTAGAAAAG CTTGCTCAAGATGACACTCCTGGAAAGTCAACAGACCTGGCATCCGAGCCAGGCCTGCCTGACTGCAAAGTCGTGCCTCGCAGCCCTCTGCCGGACAGCTGCTCGGAATCCGGCTCTAGGCCTTGTTGCAGGGCCACTGACGGACCTTCACCTCTAAAGTATCTTCACACGGG atacAAAATAACTTACAGAAGCTGCTGGAGAACGGCGACTGACCCGGCCCAGGCAATACCTCACGTGTCCCTGGGGAAGGTGCTCCCCGGCGCTCTGGTTGCGCGCCCCCTGCTGGCCGGAGGCGCGGGCGGATGA
- the GRAMD2B gene encoding GRAM domain-containing protein 2B isoform X2, with amino-acid sequence MWRTRSPRRCPGRGRAEPARRTQRLRMVWRRKRKSAGRQQPSPLPRPWRPSPQTRRESFPYAHVFSPNLCFVQDQASKSSFDGASLAGDKSDCKTESKNDPKSERKKSSSSSQYKANMHFHKLFLDVPTEEPLRQSFTCALQKEILYQGKLFVSENWICFHSKVFGKDTKISIPVFSVTLIKKTKTALLVPNALIIATVTDRYIFVSLLSRDSTYKLLRSVCGHLESASVGNSPNPSPAENSFRADRPSSLPLDFNDEFSDLDGVVQQRRQDMEGYSSSGSQTPESENSRDFHVTESQTVLNVSQGEAKPARADGHVNRVPEGKARSLPAHGQSETTGLLHKVRPQKCPTLHHILIFYAVVVCALIISTFYMRYRINALEERLGSLTSIVDTHDTEQTAPSGLGSHVQLNAEVLCQELTANIVKLEKLAQDDTPGKSTDLASEPGLPDCKVVPRSPLPDSCSESGSRPCCRATDGPSPLKYLHTGYKITYRSCWRTATDPAQAIPHVSLGKVLPGALVARPLLAGGAGG; translated from the exons ctcAGAGGCTGAGAATGGtgtggaggagaaaaagaaaatctgcagGTCGCCAACAGCCCAGTCCCCTACCCCGTCCATGGAGGCCGAGTCCCCAGACCAGAAGAGAATCATTTCCCTACG CCCATGTCTTCTCTCCAAACCTATGCTTTGTTCAAGACCAAGC GTCAAAATCCAGTTTTGATGGTGCCTCTTTAGCAGGTGATAAGAGCGATTgtaaaacagaaagcaaaaatgaCCCTAAGAGTGAAAGGAAAAAGTCGTCTTCTTCTAGCCAG TACAAAGCAAATATGCACTTTCACAAGCTGTTTCTTGATGTCCCAACAGAGGAACCACTGAGGCAAA GCTTCACCTGTGCTCTTCAGAAAGAAATACTGTACCAAGGAAAGCTCTTTGTGTCAGAAAACTGGATTTGTTTTCATTCCAAGGTCTTCGGAAAAGACACAAAG ATCTCCATTCCTGTTTTCTCGGTAACCctaataaagaaaaccaaaactgcTCTTCTGGTGCCAAATGCCCTGATTATAGCGACTGTCACAGACAGG TACATATTTGTCTCCTTACTCTCCAGAGATTCAACTTACAAACTGCTCAGATCTGTGTGTGGACACTTAGAA AGCGCAAGTGTTGGTAACAGCCCCAATCCGTCACCGGCTGAAAATAGTTTCCGGGCAGATCGCCCTTCGTCTTTGCCTCTG GATTTCAATGATGAATTCTCAGATCTGGATGGAGTGGTTCAACAAAGGAGGCAAGACATGGAAGGATACAGCAGTTCtggttctcaaactcctgaatccGAGAACTCTCGAG ATTTCCATGTGACAGAATCCCAGACAGTTCTGAATGTCTCCCAGGGAGAAGCAAAACCGGCTCGGGCAGATGGCCATGTGAACAGAGTGCCCGAAGGAAAGGCCCGGAGTCTCCCTGCACACG GTCAGTCAGAAACCACTGGACTCTTACATAAAGTCAGGCCTCAGAAATGTCCAACTCTCCACCATATTCTTATATTCTATGCAGTTGT TGTCTGTGCTCTAATCATCTCGACCTTCTACATGAGATATCGAATTAATGCTCTGGAGGAGCGGCTGGGGTCACTGACCTCCATCGTGGACACCCATGATACTGA ACAGACAGCACCATCTGGCCTGGGGTCCCACGTACAATTAAACGCGGAGGTCCTCTGCCAAGAGCTAACAGCTAACATAGTGAAACTAGAAAAG CTTGCTCAAGATGACACTCCTGGAAAGTCAACAGACCTGGCATCCGAGCCAGGCCTGCCTGACTGCAAAGTCGTGCCTCGCAGCCCTCTGCCGGACAGCTGCTCGGAATCCGGCTCTAGGCCTTGTTGCAGGGCCACTGACGGACCTTCACCTCTAAAGTATCTTCACACGGG atacAAAATAACTTACAGAAGCTGCTGGAGAACGGCGACTGACCCGGCCCAGGCAATACCTCACGTGTCCCTGGGGAAGGTGCTCCCCGGCGCTCTGGTTGCGCGCCCCCTGCTGGCCGGAGGCGCGGGCGGATGA
- the GRAMD2B gene encoding GRAM domain-containing protein 2B isoform X7 yields the protein MGLKLVLLSRKRGYLAFPPASLWMSKVKLFSLFSSSEAENGVEEKKKICRSPTAQSPTPSMEAESPDQKRIISLRSKSSFDGASLAGDKSDCKTESKNDPKSERKKSSSSSQYKANMHFHKLFLDVPTEEPLRQSFTCALQKEILYQGKLFVSENWICFHSKVFGKDTKISIPVFSVTLIKKTKTALLVPNALIIATVTDRYIFVSLLSRDSTYKLLRSVCGHLESASVGNSPNPSPAENSFRADRPSSLPLDFNDEFSDLDGVVQQRRQDMEGYSSSGSQTPESENSRDFHVTESQTVLNVSQGEAKPARADGHVNRVPEGKARSLPAHGQSETTGLLHKVRPQKCPTLHHILIFYAVVVCALIISTFYMRYRINALEERLGSLTSIVDTHDTEQTAPSGLGSHVQLNAEVLCQELTANIVKLEKIQNNLQKLLENGD from the exons ATGGGACTGAAGCTCGTTCTACTCTCCAGAAAGCGGGGCTACCTCGCTTTTCCTCCCGCCTCTCTCTGGATGTCTAAGGTGaagcttttttctctcttctccagctcAGAGGCTGAGAATGGtgtggaggagaaaaagaaaatctgcagGTCGCCAACAGCCCAGTCCCCTACCCCGTCCATGGAGGCCGAGTCCCCAGACCAGAAGAGAATCATTTCCCTACG GTCAAAATCCAGTTTTGATGGTGCCTCTTTAGCAGGTGATAAGAGCGATTgtaaaacagaaagcaaaaatgaCCCTAAGAGTGAAAGGAAAAAGTCGTCTTCTTCTAGCCAG TACAAAGCAAATATGCACTTTCACAAGCTGTTTCTTGATGTCCCAACAGAGGAACCACTGAGGCAAA GCTTCACCTGTGCTCTTCAGAAAGAAATACTGTACCAAGGAAAGCTCTTTGTGTCAGAAAACTGGATTTGTTTTCATTCCAAGGTCTTCGGAAAAGACACAAAG ATCTCCATTCCTGTTTTCTCGGTAACCctaataaagaaaaccaaaactgcTCTTCTGGTGCCAAATGCCCTGATTATAGCGACTGTCACAGACAGG TACATATTTGTCTCCTTACTCTCCAGAGATTCAACTTACAAACTGCTCAGATCTGTGTGTGGACACTTAGAA AGCGCAAGTGTTGGTAACAGCCCCAATCCGTCACCGGCTGAAAATAGTTTCCGGGCAGATCGCCCTTCGTCTTTGCCTCTG GATTTCAATGATGAATTCTCAGATCTGGATGGAGTGGTTCAACAAAGGAGGCAAGACATGGAAGGATACAGCAGTTCtggttctcaaactcctgaatccGAGAACTCTCGAG ATTTCCATGTGACAGAATCCCAGACAGTTCTGAATGTCTCCCAGGGAGAAGCAAAACCGGCTCGGGCAGATGGCCATGTGAACAGAGTGCCCGAAGGAAAGGCCCGGAGTCTCCCTGCACACG GTCAGTCAGAAACCACTGGACTCTTACATAAAGTCAGGCCTCAGAAATGTCCAACTCTCCACCATATTCTTATATTCTATGCAGTTGT TGTCTGTGCTCTAATCATCTCGACCTTCTACATGAGATATCGAATTAATGCTCTGGAGGAGCGGCTGGGGTCACTGACCTCCATCGTGGACACCCATGATACTGA ACAGACAGCACCATCTGGCCTGGGGTCCCACGTACAATTAAACGCGGAGGTCCTCTGCCAAGAGCTAACAGCTAACATAGTGAAACTAGAAAAG atacAAAATAACTTACAGAAGCTGCTGGAGAACGGCGACTGA
- the GRAMD2B gene encoding GRAM domain-containing protein 2B isoform X4, whose product MTELQQDVEDAKPAKVPGKRESRAGPAHSEAENGVEEKKKICRSPTAQSPTPSMEAESPDQKRIISLRSKSSFDGASLAGDKSDCKTESKNDPKSERKKSSSSSQYKANMHFHKLFLDVPTEEPLRQSFTCALQKEILYQGKLFVSENWICFHSKVFGKDTKISIPVFSVTLIKKTKTALLVPNALIIATVTDRYIFVSLLSRDSTYKLLRSVCGHLESASVGNSPNPSPAENSFRADRPSSLPLDFNDEFSDLDGVVQQRRQDMEGYSSSGSQTPESENSRDFHVTESQTVLNVSQGEAKPARADGHVNRVPEGKARSLPAHGQSETTGLLHKVRPQKCPTLHHILIFYAVVVCALIISTFYMRYRINALEERLGSLTSIVDTHDTEQTAPSGLGSHVQLNAEVLCQELTANIVKLEKLAQDDTPGKSTDLASEPGLPDCKVVPRSPLPDSCSESGSRPCCRATDGPSPLKYLHTGYKITYRSCWRTATDPAQAIPHVSLGKVLPGALVARPLLAGGAGG is encoded by the exons ctcAGAGGCTGAGAATGGtgtggaggagaaaaagaaaatctgcagGTCGCCAACAGCCCAGTCCCCTACCCCGTCCATGGAGGCCGAGTCCCCAGACCAGAAGAGAATCATTTCCCTACG GTCAAAATCCAGTTTTGATGGTGCCTCTTTAGCAGGTGATAAGAGCGATTgtaaaacagaaagcaaaaatgaCCCTAAGAGTGAAAGGAAAAAGTCGTCTTCTTCTAGCCAG TACAAAGCAAATATGCACTTTCACAAGCTGTTTCTTGATGTCCCAACAGAGGAACCACTGAGGCAAA GCTTCACCTGTGCTCTTCAGAAAGAAATACTGTACCAAGGAAAGCTCTTTGTGTCAGAAAACTGGATTTGTTTTCATTCCAAGGTCTTCGGAAAAGACACAAAG ATCTCCATTCCTGTTTTCTCGGTAACCctaataaagaaaaccaaaactgcTCTTCTGGTGCCAAATGCCCTGATTATAGCGACTGTCACAGACAGG TACATATTTGTCTCCTTACTCTCCAGAGATTCAACTTACAAACTGCTCAGATCTGTGTGTGGACACTTAGAA AGCGCAAGTGTTGGTAACAGCCCCAATCCGTCACCGGCTGAAAATAGTTTCCGGGCAGATCGCCCTTCGTCTTTGCCTCTG GATTTCAATGATGAATTCTCAGATCTGGATGGAGTGGTTCAACAAAGGAGGCAAGACATGGAAGGATACAGCAGTTCtggttctcaaactcctgaatccGAGAACTCTCGAG ATTTCCATGTGACAGAATCCCAGACAGTTCTGAATGTCTCCCAGGGAGAAGCAAAACCGGCTCGGGCAGATGGCCATGTGAACAGAGTGCCCGAAGGAAAGGCCCGGAGTCTCCCTGCACACG GTCAGTCAGAAACCACTGGACTCTTACATAAAGTCAGGCCTCAGAAATGTCCAACTCTCCACCATATTCTTATATTCTATGCAGTTGT TGTCTGTGCTCTAATCATCTCGACCTTCTACATGAGATATCGAATTAATGCTCTGGAGGAGCGGCTGGGGTCACTGACCTCCATCGTGGACACCCATGATACTGA ACAGACAGCACCATCTGGCCTGGGGTCCCACGTACAATTAAACGCGGAGGTCCTCTGCCAAGAGCTAACAGCTAACATAGTGAAACTAGAAAAG CTTGCTCAAGATGACACTCCTGGAAAGTCAACAGACCTGGCATCCGAGCCAGGCCTGCCTGACTGCAAAGTCGTGCCTCGCAGCCCTCTGCCGGACAGCTGCTCGGAATCCGGCTCTAGGCCTTGTTGCAGGGCCACTGACGGACCTTCACCTCTAAAGTATCTTCACACGGG atacAAAATAACTTACAGAAGCTGCTGGAGAACGGCGACTGACCCGGCCCAGGCAATACCTCACGTGTCCCTGGGGAAGGTGCTCCCCGGCGCTCTGGTTGCGCGCCCCCTGCTGGCCGGAGGCGCGGGCGGATGA
- the GRAMD2B gene encoding GRAM domain-containing protein 2B isoform X6 gives MCQQVALQQQKNSEAENGVEEKKKICRSPTAQSPTPSMEAESPDQKRIISLRSKSSFDGASLAGDKSDCKTESKNDPKSERKKSSSSSQYKANMHFHKLFLDVPTEEPLRQSFTCALQKEILYQGKLFVSENWICFHSKVFGKDTKISIPVFSVTLIKKTKTALLVPNALIIATVTDRYIFVSLLSRDSTYKLLRSVCGHLESASVGNSPNPSPAENSFRADRPSSLPLDFNDEFSDLDGVVQQRRQDMEGYSSSGSQTPESENSRDFHVTESQTVLNVSQGEAKPARADGHVNRVPEGKARSLPAHGQSETTGLLHKVRPQKCPTLHHILIFYAVVVCALIISTFYMRYRINALEERLGSLTSIVDTHDTEQTAPSGLGSHVQLNAEVLCQELTANIVKLEKLAQDDTPGKSTDLASEPGLPDCKVVPRSPLPDSCSESGSRPCCRATDGPSPLKYLHTGYKITYRSCWRTATDPAQAIPHVSLGKVLPGALVARPLLAGGAGG, from the exons ctcAGAGGCTGAGAATGGtgtggaggagaaaaagaaaatctgcagGTCGCCAACAGCCCAGTCCCCTACCCCGTCCATGGAGGCCGAGTCCCCAGACCAGAAGAGAATCATTTCCCTACG GTCAAAATCCAGTTTTGATGGTGCCTCTTTAGCAGGTGATAAGAGCGATTgtaaaacagaaagcaaaaatgaCCCTAAGAGTGAAAGGAAAAAGTCGTCTTCTTCTAGCCAG TACAAAGCAAATATGCACTTTCACAAGCTGTTTCTTGATGTCCCAACAGAGGAACCACTGAGGCAAA GCTTCACCTGTGCTCTTCAGAAAGAAATACTGTACCAAGGAAAGCTCTTTGTGTCAGAAAACTGGATTTGTTTTCATTCCAAGGTCTTCGGAAAAGACACAAAG ATCTCCATTCCTGTTTTCTCGGTAACCctaataaagaaaaccaaaactgcTCTTCTGGTGCCAAATGCCCTGATTATAGCGACTGTCACAGACAGG TACATATTTGTCTCCTTACTCTCCAGAGATTCAACTTACAAACTGCTCAGATCTGTGTGTGGACACTTAGAA AGCGCAAGTGTTGGTAACAGCCCCAATCCGTCACCGGCTGAAAATAGTTTCCGGGCAGATCGCCCTTCGTCTTTGCCTCTG GATTTCAATGATGAATTCTCAGATCTGGATGGAGTGGTTCAACAAAGGAGGCAAGACATGGAAGGATACAGCAGTTCtggttctcaaactcctgaatccGAGAACTCTCGAG ATTTCCATGTGACAGAATCCCAGACAGTTCTGAATGTCTCCCAGGGAGAAGCAAAACCGGCTCGGGCAGATGGCCATGTGAACAGAGTGCCCGAAGGAAAGGCCCGGAGTCTCCCTGCACACG GTCAGTCAGAAACCACTGGACTCTTACATAAAGTCAGGCCTCAGAAATGTCCAACTCTCCACCATATTCTTATATTCTATGCAGTTGT TGTCTGTGCTCTAATCATCTCGACCTTCTACATGAGATATCGAATTAATGCTCTGGAGGAGCGGCTGGGGTCACTGACCTCCATCGTGGACACCCATGATACTGA ACAGACAGCACCATCTGGCCTGGGGTCCCACGTACAATTAAACGCGGAGGTCCTCTGCCAAGAGCTAACAGCTAACATAGTGAAACTAGAAAAG CTTGCTCAAGATGACACTCCTGGAAAGTCAACAGACCTGGCATCCGAGCCAGGCCTGCCTGACTGCAAAGTCGTGCCTCGCAGCCCTCTGCCGGACAGCTGCTCGGAATCCGGCTCTAGGCCTTGTTGCAGGGCCACTGACGGACCTTCACCTCTAAAGTATCTTCACACGGG atacAAAATAACTTACAGAAGCTGCTGGAGAACGGCGACTGACCCGGCCCAGGCAATACCTCACGTGTCCCTGGGGAAGGTGCTCCCCGGCGCTCTGGTTGCGCGCCCCCTGCTGGCCGGAGGCGCGGGCGGATGA